A window from Thalassophryne amazonica chromosome 15, fThaAma1.1, whole genome shotgun sequence encodes these proteins:
- the palb2 gene encoding partner and localizer of BRCA2 isoform X5, which yields MGRVSIMEKKVGEDVDSDDLLKTSLHCDDKDKLRRKLALLQKEYLRTARRLKRAERLEAVRKHVRNRITEQNHQNQGCSGGTSNPLLQTSSSSRAAAETTAAFSECQGLSGDPAGEFRRTQTIKFLLPSDAACTPPPDASLDPAGNHKASPALRLRSRSSRLRWEKRTAEASRSTDNSEDGLEQSGRTEGVRSEGEEGKVKSEGAEVIKESEEITTALECESPSVLLPHWNTCGGAGETEAQEKQGGQQHQEQTEKRDSVSASSPLMQWSPAVNTEGRQIHEESRQEKPVQQQRGDMEQTQDSTLKIKDDKDTAGKNLMDSCTVVEGLLYPAEYYIRTTRRMTSAQSQPNVQAIVLSQFSQGRGRRRGRGRGFNTNRCSDQHTQTDSSLLSEPASSGSRVHFDVQALDKSAVYENQTPEQTNTEARLVSTLGTCRPVRSSSRRRRRGRGRGTCLAARHSSGLETPPLCSKQTSDDSQPLSGSVDPSVSSSGAEGLKTEVAAPVPDDPQPLSPRATDAQSSSGVNGTPSSTTSCHLKNIHPIFSQRSCQTTRSMQMERTDWRLVRLPSSSPAENSLLPSSLFDRLVNFDIQQDFHLPDDQFASLKLHKLRQVAVELELFTSPSYNTRSSSAVTPLPFTLSLTPTVQSLPPTTGESLNQQSSLALSQTSPGSMVAPQSVHQSAEEHLSDGDTTEAAEENRDENICTNCQTLTRSSLWVSAVPECVDNSVDQCEEPNPQSSHIDDSLDVCVVPQPDLNCTVQLDQPFAEQLKESVVHSDKLQIKPASDISEQQTDCLVEDQQPTHHQTEDGTLMEDLSYLNCPPEENTADSNSCCTTNCAALKTSNDSEADAEKSAIDSKCLTEEHCETSTDPPEEELTESKNEDKCSPHRNVHSELLLSPSITPHTISSAVPSSPPLPSLGLTPNSVTTGQVLTSPSLHKPSTPPAQSPCPSLTSALPRLPPVSFPDPIQGFLELPAPCPTVTAVQETCTNERQCVEREAGIGHVVTTEETAKEDIRPTHTLKAPAGGSLVDACCLLGSSGALYVAAAGKWAVCIWSQTSPSDWSLMHTWTFSKLEIREVRILSCSTLSDVLLCEGVVQAVVGVPKSRVVSSSHSATGSVLQVFTLSDSRCVHSSQLLVSPGVCVRALAPVERLSDALIGTDEAGHVFVWNLRSGQLLRRMVLGEGLLHSACLRGYSCSGVLFVLLQHHFLSSLEDKHDTEGKEESLSQEERQQEKKTALFSLIAMNPLNGKSVLATRLYPHKSWTGRLCEADVSGSAVVGLSQTGCVCVWDVSKHGGVRMVKPTDRDGWLLARWGERDTLVTGHHSGNVTLHYCTELRASALLTNTLV from the exons ATG GGCCGAGTGAGCATTATGGAGAAAAAAGTTGGAGaagatgtggattctgatgatctGCTGAAGACTTCGTTGCACTGTGACGACAAGGATAAG CTTCGTAGAAAGTTGGCATTGTTACAGAAGGAATACCTGAGGACAGCCCGAAGACTGAAG CGTGCAGAGCGGTTGGAGGCAGTGAGGAAACATGTTCGGAACAGAATCACGGAGCAGAACCACCAGAATCAGGGATGCTCAGGCGGCACATCTAACCCTCTTCTCCAAACATCCTCATCTTCACGAGCTGCCGCTGAGACTACCGCAGCCTTTTCTGAGTGCCAGGGCCTCAGTGGAG ATCCAGCTGGTGAATTCAGGAGGACTCAAACAATCAAGTTTCTTCTCCCCTCTGATGCAGCGTGCACGCCGCCCCCCGATGCCAGCCTCGATCCAGCTGGAAACCACAAAGCCAGTCCTGCCCTGCGGCTCAGGTCTCGAAGCAGCCGCTTGCGTTGGGAAAAGAGAACCGCTGAAGCTAGCAGGAGCACAGACAACAGTGAGGATGGACTTGAGCAGAGCGGGAGGACAGAGGGTGTGAGAAGTGAGGGAGAGGAAGGCAAAGTCAAGTCAGAGGGAGCAGAGGTCATCAAGGAAAGTGAAGAGATTACGACTGCTTTGGAGTGTGAGTCCCCTTCTGTGCTGCTTCCACACTGGAACACCTGTGGAGGAGCAGGAGAAACGGAAGCACAGGAAAAACAAGGAGGTCAACAACATCAGGAGCAGACTGAGAAAAGAGATTCAGTCTCAGCCTCTTCACCTCTGATGCAGTGGAGCCCTGCTGTGAACACTGAAGGTAGACAGATACATGAAGAAAGCCGGCAGGAAAAACCTGTGCAACAACAAAGAGGGGACATGGAGCAAACTCAGGATAgcactttaaaaataaaagatgacaaaGACACCGCAGGAAAGAATCTCATGGACTCCTGTACTGTAGTTGAAGGACTACTTTATCCAGCGGAATACTACATCCGGACCACAAGGCGGATGACATCTGCACAGAGCCAGCCTAACGTGCAGGCCATCGTACTGTCCCAGTTCAGCCAGGGTCGAGGTCGTAGGAGAGGCCGCGGGAGAGGCTTCAACACCAACAGGTGTTCAGATCAGCACACTCAGACAGACTCCTCCCTTCTGAGTGAGCCCGCATCATCAGGTTCTCGCGTCCACTTCGATGTTCAGGCTCTTGACAAGTCTGCTGTGTACGAAAATCAGACACCTGAGCAGACCAACACTGAGGCACGTTTGGTTTCTACATTAGGCACTTGTCGCCCAGTGAGGAgtagcagcaggaggaggagaagaggtcGAGGCAGAGGGACGTGTCTTGCCGCACGGCACTCCTCTGGTTTAGAAACTCCTCCTCTTTGCAGTAAACAAACATCAGATGATTCCCAGCCACTCAGCGGCAGTGTCGATCCGTCTGTGTCTTCATCTGGAGCTGAGGGGCTAAAGACTGAAGTTGCTGCTCCAGTGCCTGATGATCCCCAACCTCTGTCTCCTCGTGCCACAGATGCCCAGAGTTCCTCTGGAGTTAATGGGACACCATCAAGCACCACATCTTGCCATCTGAAGAACATCCATCCCATCTTTTCACAGAGGAGCTGCCAGACTACAAGATCCATGCAAATGGAGAGAA CAGACTGGCGGCTGGTCCGCTTGCCTTCCTCTTCACCAGCCGAGAACTCTCTGCTTCCTTCCTCACTGTTTGACAGACTGGTCAACTTTGACATCCAGCAAGATTTCCATCTCCCTGATGACCAGTTTGCCTCCCTGAAGCTGCACAAGCTCCGACAAGTCGCCGTGGAATTGGAGCTCTTCACATCTCCATCTTACAATACACGCAGCAGCAGC GCAGTGACGCCTCTGCCCTTCACACTCAGTCTCACACCGACAGTGCAAAGTTTGCCACCTACAACTGGAGAATCTTTAAACCAGCAGTCCTCGCTTGCATTGTCTCAGACATCTCCAGGATCCATGGTTGCTCCTCAATCAGTGCATCAGTCCGCAGAAGAACACCTGtctgatggagacaccacagAAGCTGCTGAAGAGAACCGGGATGAAAACATCTGCACAAATTGCCAGACGCTCACCCGCTCATCACTGTGGGTTTCGGCGGTTCCTGAGTGTGTTGACAACTCTGTAGATCAGTGTGAAGAGCCGAATCCTCAGAGTAGCCACATAGACGACTCATTAGATGTCTGTGTCGTTCCACAGCCTGATCTCAACTGTACAGTCCAACTTGACCAACCATTTGCAGAACAGCTGAAAGAGTCCGTCGTGCATTCGGACAAACTTCAAATAAAACCTGCTTCAGATATCTCTGAGCAACAGACAGATTGTCTTGTGGAGGATCAGCAGCCTACACATCACCAAACAGAAGACGGGACACTCATGGAGGATCTGTCATACTTGAATTGTCCTCCAGAAGAAAACACTGCAGACTCTAACAGTTGTTGCACAACCAACTGCGCTGCTTTGAAAACATCTAATGACTCTGAAGCTGATGCAGAAAAATCAGCTATTGATTCAAAGTGTTTGACTGAAGAACATTGTGAAACCAGCACAGATCCTCCAGAGGAGGAGTTGACTGAAAGTAAAAATGAGGATAAGTGTTCACCTCACCGTAATGTTCACTCTGAGCTCCTGCTGAGCCCCTCCATAACACCACACACAATCTCATCCGCTGTCCCTTCCAGCCCCCCACTGCCATCTCTTGGACTGACACCAAACTCCGTCACAACCGGCCAAGTTCTAACCTCACCATCTCTTCATAAACCCTCCACTCCTCCGGCTCAATCTCCCTGTCCATCCCTCACTTCCGCCCTTCCGCGTCTTCCTCCTGTGTCTTTTCCTGATCCAATCCAGGGTTTTTTGGAGCTTCCAGCTCCCTGCCCAACTGTCACCGCTGTCCAGGAGACTTGTACAAACGAGCGTCAATGTGTTGAGAGAGAGGCTGGGATTGGACATGTGGTGACAACAGAAGAGACGGCAAAGGAGGACATTAGACCCACACATACATTAAAG GCCCCAGCAGGAGGCTCTCTGGTGGATGCCTGCTGTCTGCTTGGATCTTCAGGTGCTTTGTACGTTGCAGCAGCAGGAAAGTGGGCGGTGTGCATCTGGAGCCAAACATCACCATCCGATTGGAGCTTAATGCACACCTGGACCTTCAGTAAG CTGGAGATCAGAGAGGTGAG GATACTATCATGCTCCACCCTCTCTGATGTACTGCTGTGTGAGGGCGTGGTCCAGGCTGTTGTGGGTGTGCCCAAGTCAAGAGTGGTTAGCTCCTCCCACTCAGCAACGGGATCCGTGCTGCAGGTGTTCACGCTGTCGGACAGCAGGTG CGTGCACAGCTCTCAGCTGCTCGTGTCTCCTGGCGTTTGTGTCCGGGCCCTCGCTCCAGTCGAGAGGCTTTCAGATGCTCTGATCGGGACCGATGAGGCAGGACACGTCTTTGTTTG GAATTTAAGGAGTGGACAGCTGCTGCGAAGGATGGTCCTCGGAGAGGGTTTGCTGCACTCGGCCTGCCTCCGAGGTTACTCCTGCAGT GGGGTGTTGTTTGTCCTTCTGCAGCATCACTTCCTCAGCTCCCTGGAGGACAAACATGACACCGAAGGAAAAGAAGAAAGCCTTTCCCAGGAGGAACGGCAGCAGGAAAAGAAGACGGCCCTGTTCTCCTTGATCGCCATGAACCCTCTGAATGGGAAGTCTGTGCTGGCCACTCGTCTGTACCCACACAAATCCTGGACGGGAAG GCTGTGCGAAGCCGATGTTTCCGGCTCGGCAGTGGTCGGCTTGAGCCAGACcggctgcgtgtgtgtgtgggacgTCAGCAAGCACGGCGGTGTGAGGATGGTGAAGCCGACCGACAGAGACGGCTGGCTGCTGGCTCGCTGGGGGGAGCGGGACACACTAGTgacgggtcaccacagcggaaacGTTACTTTGCACTACTGCACTGAGTTACGTGCCTCTGCTCTGCTAACAAACACGTTAGTCTGA
- the palb2 gene encoding partner and localizer of BRCA2 isoform X2 gives MGRVSIMEKKVGEDVDSDDLLKTSLHCDDKDKLRRKLALLQKEYLRTARRLKRAERLEAVRKHVRNRITEQNHQNQGCSGGTSNPLLQTSSSSRAAAETTAAFSECQGLSGDPAGEFRRTQTIKFLLPSDAACTPPPDASLDPAGNHKASPALRLRSRSSRLRWEKRTAEASRSTDNSEDGLEQSGRTEGVRSEGEEGKVKSEGAEVIKESEEITTALECESPSVLLPHWNTCGGAGETEAQEKQGGQQHQEQTEKRDSVSASSPLMQWSPAVNTEGRQIHEESRQEKPVQQQRGDMEQTQDSTLKIKDDKDTAGKNLMDSCTVVEGLLYPAEYYIRTTRRMTSAQSQPNVQAIVLSQFSQGRGRRRGRGRGFNTNRCSDQHTQTDSSLLSEPASSGSRVHFDVQALDKSAVYENQTPEQTNTEARLVSTLGTCRPVRSSSRRRRRGRGRGTCLAARHSSGLETPPLCSKQTSDDSQPLSGSVDPSVSSSGAEGLKTEVAAPVPDDPQPLSPRATDAQSSSGVNGTPSSTTSCHLKNIHPIFSQRSCQTTRSMQMERTDWRLVRLPSSSPAENSLLPSSLFDRLVNFDIQQDFHLPDDQFASLKLHKLRQVAVELELFTSPSYNTRSSSAVTPLPFTLSLTPTVQSLPPTTGESLNQQSSLALSQTSPGSMVAPQSVHQSAEEHLSDGDTTEAAEENRDENICTNCQTLTRSSLWVSAVPECVDNSVDQCEEPNPQSSHIDDSLDVCVVPQPDLNCTVQLDQPFAEQLKESVVHSDKLQIKPASDISEQQTDCLVEDQQPTHHQTEDGTLMEDLSYLNCPPEENTADSNSCCTTNCAALKTSNDSEADAEKSAIDSKCLTEEHCETSTDPPEEELTESKNEDKCSPHRNVHSELLLSPSITPHTISSAVPSSPPLPSLGLTPNSVTTGQVLTSPSLHKPSTPPAQSPCPSLTSALPRLPPVSFPDPIQGFLELPAPCPTVTAVQETCTNERQCVEREAGIGHVVTTEETAKEDIRPTHTLKAPAGGSLVDACCLLGSSGALYVAAAGKWAVCIWSQTSPSDWSLMHTWTFSKPVINVFSVPDAVDLMYVTLGQLEIREVRILSCSTLSDVLLCEGVVQAVVGVPKSRVVSSSHSATGSVLQVFTLSDSSVHSSQLLVSPGVCVRALAPVERLSDALIGTDEAGHVFVWNLRSGQLLRRMVLGEGLLHSACLRGYSCSGVLFVLLQHHFLSSLEDKHDTEGKEESLSQEERQQEKKTALFSLIAMNPLNGKSVLATRLYPHKSWTGRLCEADVSGSAVVGLSQTGCVCVWDVSKHGGVRMVKPTDRDGWLLARWGERDTLVTGHHSGNVTLHYCTELRASALLTNTLV, from the exons ATG GGCCGAGTGAGCATTATGGAGAAAAAAGTTGGAGaagatgtggattctgatgatctGCTGAAGACTTCGTTGCACTGTGACGACAAGGATAAG CTTCGTAGAAAGTTGGCATTGTTACAGAAGGAATACCTGAGGACAGCCCGAAGACTGAAG CGTGCAGAGCGGTTGGAGGCAGTGAGGAAACATGTTCGGAACAGAATCACGGAGCAGAACCACCAGAATCAGGGATGCTCAGGCGGCACATCTAACCCTCTTCTCCAAACATCCTCATCTTCACGAGCTGCCGCTGAGACTACCGCAGCCTTTTCTGAGTGCCAGGGCCTCAGTGGAG ATCCAGCTGGTGAATTCAGGAGGACTCAAACAATCAAGTTTCTTCTCCCCTCTGATGCAGCGTGCACGCCGCCCCCCGATGCCAGCCTCGATCCAGCTGGAAACCACAAAGCCAGTCCTGCCCTGCGGCTCAGGTCTCGAAGCAGCCGCTTGCGTTGGGAAAAGAGAACCGCTGAAGCTAGCAGGAGCACAGACAACAGTGAGGATGGACTTGAGCAGAGCGGGAGGACAGAGGGTGTGAGAAGTGAGGGAGAGGAAGGCAAAGTCAAGTCAGAGGGAGCAGAGGTCATCAAGGAAAGTGAAGAGATTACGACTGCTTTGGAGTGTGAGTCCCCTTCTGTGCTGCTTCCACACTGGAACACCTGTGGAGGAGCAGGAGAAACGGAAGCACAGGAAAAACAAGGAGGTCAACAACATCAGGAGCAGACTGAGAAAAGAGATTCAGTCTCAGCCTCTTCACCTCTGATGCAGTGGAGCCCTGCTGTGAACACTGAAGGTAGACAGATACATGAAGAAAGCCGGCAGGAAAAACCTGTGCAACAACAAAGAGGGGACATGGAGCAAACTCAGGATAgcactttaaaaataaaagatgacaaaGACACCGCAGGAAAGAATCTCATGGACTCCTGTACTGTAGTTGAAGGACTACTTTATCCAGCGGAATACTACATCCGGACCACAAGGCGGATGACATCTGCACAGAGCCAGCCTAACGTGCAGGCCATCGTACTGTCCCAGTTCAGCCAGGGTCGAGGTCGTAGGAGAGGCCGCGGGAGAGGCTTCAACACCAACAGGTGTTCAGATCAGCACACTCAGACAGACTCCTCCCTTCTGAGTGAGCCCGCATCATCAGGTTCTCGCGTCCACTTCGATGTTCAGGCTCTTGACAAGTCTGCTGTGTACGAAAATCAGACACCTGAGCAGACCAACACTGAGGCACGTTTGGTTTCTACATTAGGCACTTGTCGCCCAGTGAGGAgtagcagcaggaggaggagaagaggtcGAGGCAGAGGGACGTGTCTTGCCGCACGGCACTCCTCTGGTTTAGAAACTCCTCCTCTTTGCAGTAAACAAACATCAGATGATTCCCAGCCACTCAGCGGCAGTGTCGATCCGTCTGTGTCTTCATCTGGAGCTGAGGGGCTAAAGACTGAAGTTGCTGCTCCAGTGCCTGATGATCCCCAACCTCTGTCTCCTCGTGCCACAGATGCCCAGAGTTCCTCTGGAGTTAATGGGACACCATCAAGCACCACATCTTGCCATCTGAAGAACATCCATCCCATCTTTTCACAGAGGAGCTGCCAGACTACAAGATCCATGCAAATGGAGAGAA CAGACTGGCGGCTGGTCCGCTTGCCTTCCTCTTCACCAGCCGAGAACTCTCTGCTTCCTTCCTCACTGTTTGACAGACTGGTCAACTTTGACATCCAGCAAGATTTCCATCTCCCTGATGACCAGTTTGCCTCCCTGAAGCTGCACAAGCTCCGACAAGTCGCCGTGGAATTGGAGCTCTTCACATCTCCATCTTACAATACACGCAGCAGCAGC GCAGTGACGCCTCTGCCCTTCACACTCAGTCTCACACCGACAGTGCAAAGTTTGCCACCTACAACTGGAGAATCTTTAAACCAGCAGTCCTCGCTTGCATTGTCTCAGACATCTCCAGGATCCATGGTTGCTCCTCAATCAGTGCATCAGTCCGCAGAAGAACACCTGtctgatggagacaccacagAAGCTGCTGAAGAGAACCGGGATGAAAACATCTGCACAAATTGCCAGACGCTCACCCGCTCATCACTGTGGGTTTCGGCGGTTCCTGAGTGTGTTGACAACTCTGTAGATCAGTGTGAAGAGCCGAATCCTCAGAGTAGCCACATAGACGACTCATTAGATGTCTGTGTCGTTCCACAGCCTGATCTCAACTGTACAGTCCAACTTGACCAACCATTTGCAGAACAGCTGAAAGAGTCCGTCGTGCATTCGGACAAACTTCAAATAAAACCTGCTTCAGATATCTCTGAGCAACAGACAGATTGTCTTGTGGAGGATCAGCAGCCTACACATCACCAAACAGAAGACGGGACACTCATGGAGGATCTGTCATACTTGAATTGTCCTCCAGAAGAAAACACTGCAGACTCTAACAGTTGTTGCACAACCAACTGCGCTGCTTTGAAAACATCTAATGACTCTGAAGCTGATGCAGAAAAATCAGCTATTGATTCAAAGTGTTTGACTGAAGAACATTGTGAAACCAGCACAGATCCTCCAGAGGAGGAGTTGACTGAAAGTAAAAATGAGGATAAGTGTTCACCTCACCGTAATGTTCACTCTGAGCTCCTGCTGAGCCCCTCCATAACACCACACACAATCTCATCCGCTGTCCCTTCCAGCCCCCCACTGCCATCTCTTGGACTGACACCAAACTCCGTCACAACCGGCCAAGTTCTAACCTCACCATCTCTTCATAAACCCTCCACTCCTCCGGCTCAATCTCCCTGTCCATCCCTCACTTCCGCCCTTCCGCGTCTTCCTCCTGTGTCTTTTCCTGATCCAATCCAGGGTTTTTTGGAGCTTCCAGCTCCCTGCCCAACTGTCACCGCTGTCCAGGAGACTTGTACAAACGAGCGTCAATGTGTTGAGAGAGAGGCTGGGATTGGACATGTGGTGACAACAGAAGAGACGGCAAAGGAGGACATTAGACCCACACATACATTAAAG GCCCCAGCAGGAGGCTCTCTGGTGGATGCCTGCTGTCTGCTTGGATCTTCAGGTGCTTTGTACGTTGCAGCAGCAGGAAAGTGGGCGGTGTGCATCTGGAGCCAAACATCACCATCCGATTGGAGCTTAATGCACACCTGGACCTTCAGTAAG CCTGTCATCAATGTGTTTTCTGTCCCGGATGCTGTTGATCTGATGTATGTGACTCTAGGACAGCTGGAGATCAGAGAGGTGAG GATACTATCATGCTCCACCCTCTCTGATGTACTGCTGTGTGAGGGCGTGGTCCAGGCTGTTGTGGGTGTGCCCAAGTCAAGAGTGGTTAGCTCCTCCCACTCAGCAACGGGATCCGTGCTGCAGGTGTTCACGCTGTCGGACAGCAG CGTGCACAGCTCTCAGCTGCTCGTGTCTCCTGGCGTTTGTGTCCGGGCCCTCGCTCCAGTCGAGAGGCTTTCAGATGCTCTGATCGGGACCGATGAGGCAGGACACGTCTTTGTTTG GAATTTAAGGAGTGGACAGCTGCTGCGAAGGATGGTCCTCGGAGAGGGTTTGCTGCACTCGGCCTGCCTCCGAGGTTACTCCTGCAGT GGGGTGTTGTTTGTCCTTCTGCAGCATCACTTCCTCAGCTCCCTGGAGGACAAACATGACACCGAAGGAAAAGAAGAAAGCCTTTCCCAGGAGGAACGGCAGCAGGAAAAGAAGACGGCCCTGTTCTCCTTGATCGCCATGAACCCTCTGAATGGGAAGTCTGTGCTGGCCACTCGTCTGTACCCACACAAATCCTGGACGGGAAG GCTGTGCGAAGCCGATGTTTCCGGCTCGGCAGTGGTCGGCTTGAGCCAGACcggctgcgtgtgtgtgtgggacgTCAGCAAGCACGGCGGTGTGAGGATGGTGAAGCCGACCGACAGAGACGGCTGGCTGCTGGCTCGCTGGGGGGAGCGGGACACACTAGTgacgggtcaccacagcggaaacGTTACTTTGCACTACTGCACTGAGTTACGTGCCTCTGCTCTGCTAACAAACACGTTAGTCTGA